In Deinococcus sedimenti, the genomic stretch CCAGCGTCACCGTCAAAGCGGGCGACACCCTGTCCAGCCTCGCGGTGCGCAACAGCACCACGGTCACGGCCCTGCTCCAAGTTAATCCAGGAATTCGAGCCAACCAGCTCCAAGTTGGCCAGAGGCTGACGCTGCCCACACGGCTGGCCTCAACACCTGGGGTGACTGTCCGCGCCGCTTCGGTGCGCGTCAGCGCGGTGCCGCCCGTTCAGGGCCGCCTGACCACGCCCTTCAATGCTCAGCATGGTGGTCTGGACCTGGCGGCCCCGACCGGCACGCCCATCCGCGCGGCCATGGCCGGCTTCGTCAAAAGCGCGGTCTTTGATGCCCGCAACGGCTGGGGCTGGACGGTCGTGCTGGAACATGCCGGCGGCCTGACCACCCGGTACAGCCACAACAGTGTCAATCTGGTGCGCACGGGCCAGCAGGTGGCCACGGGGCAGGTCATCGCGCGTGTGGGCAGCACTGGCAACAGCACCGGTCCCCATCTGGATTTCCGGGTGTATCAAGCAGGCATTCCTGTGAATCCGTACGGCTTCTTTTAAATCTGAGCGGATGTGCAGGTAAGCTGAAGAGGATGCGCTCCTGGCCTGTTCCACTTCACGGTAACTGGCGTGCTGATGTGTTCTGGGCCGCGCTGGGTGGCGGTCTTGGTACAGTGTTTCTCGTCTCGGTCTGGAGTTGGTTTGCCCCTGTGCCTCTGGCCCTGCTCTTCCGTGAGATCACGCGGCGTACCCCCGCCGACACATTCAAACTCACCTGGCTCTTCGGCGCCGGGTTCTTCGCCGCCCACCTGTTGTGGCTGCCCAGCAGCCTTTCGGGCTTCCTGGGTCCGGGTGCGGTCATCCTGAGTGCCCTGCTGATCGCCACGCTGGCCATCCTGTGGGGGCTCACCGCCGCCCTGACCCGCTGGCTCCTGGGGCCTGCGACGCTGTGGGGCTTGCCCCTGGCCTGGACTGTGATGGACGCGCTGCGCGCCACCGGCCCATTCGGGTTCACCTGGGGCAGCCTGGGTTACGCCTGGGCGCCGACGCCCCTGGTGCAGGTGGCGGACCTGGGGGGGATTGCCCTGGTGGGGTTGTTGGTGGCTTTGAGTGCGGCCGCCCTGGTGTCGGGGCAGCGGTCGGGACGAAGCGCAGTGCTGGGAGCGGTGCTGCTGGCCGCTGGCTACGGCCTGACCCGCCCATCCCCACCTGAGGGCACACAGCAGGTCCTGCTGGTCCAGGGCAACATTGATCCCCGGCTGAAAGCAGCGGGGCGCCGCACGGAAGAACTGACGCACTACCTGAATCTGACGGCCGCTGGCCTGCGCGCCGCGCCCGCCACCCTGGTCGTCTGGCCGGAGACGGCGGCGCCGCAAGCCCCCACCACGGCGCCTGTCCGCCGCGCGCTCACCGCCGTGCCAGTGCCTCTGCTCCTGGGCGCCCCCACCCAGGACGCCGGCCTGCGCAACAGCGTGTACGCAGTGCAGGCGGGACAGCCTCTGGGTCGCCAGGACAAACGGCAGCTGGTGCCTTTCGGCGAATTCTTTCCAGCCCGCACCGCGCTCGGCGGGGTGTACCGCGCGGTGTTCGCGGGGCTGGGCTTGCCGCCCCTGAGTGGCACAGTGCCCGGCACCACCACGCAGCCTCTGGCTTTGGGCGCCCTCCGGGCC encodes the following:
- a CDS encoding M23 family metallopeptidase, which gives rise to MQIHMFGAALVAAALISLGSAASVTVKAGDTLSSLAVRNSTTVTALLQVNPGIRANQLQVGQRLTLPTRLASTPGVTVRAASVRVSAVPPVQGRLTTPFNAQHGGLDLAAPTGTPIRAAMAGFVKSAVFDARNGWGWTVVLEHAGGLTTRYSHNSVNLVRTGQQVATGQVIARVGSTGNSTGPHLDFRVYQAGIPVNPYGFF
- the lnt gene encoding apolipoprotein N-acyltransferase, coding for MFWAALGGGLGTVFLVSVWSWFAPVPLALLFREITRRTPADTFKLTWLFGAGFFAAHLLWLPSSLSGFLGPGAVILSALLIATLAILWGLTAALTRWLLGPATLWGLPLAWTVMDALRATGPFGFTWGSLGYAWAPTPLVQVADLGGIALVGLLVALSAAALVSGQRSGRSAVLGAVLLAAGYGLTRPSPPEGTQQVLLVQGNIDPRLKAAGRRTEELTHYLNLTAAGLRAAPATLVVWPETAAPQAPTTAPVRRALTAVPVPLLLGAPTQDAGLRNSVYAVQAGQPLGRQDKRQLVPFGEFFPARTALGGVYRAVFAGLGLPPLSGTVPGTTTQPLALGALRAGILICYESTFSAVARALVAQGANLLVTASNDAWFGPSSGAEQHFQMGRVRAIETRRWWVRAGNDGISAAVDPQGRVVARFPRGVAGAFTAPYGTAETRTLFVRWGDWAPLLAGIGLALVWSRQRWLTGRRAA